From Vibrio crassostreae, one genomic window encodes:
- the sucA gene encoding 2-oxoglutarate dehydrogenase E1 component translates to MHNGVMKAWLESSHLAGANATYVEELYELYLSDPDSVSDEWRSVFEELPVQASETVEQPHSRVREYFRRLAQETKHYSVQVSDPDVDAKQVKVLQLINAYRFRGHQSANLDPLGLWKRDTVEELDPSFHTLTEDDLNETFNVGSYAIGQETMVLKDLYKSLKQTYCGSIGAEYMHMTNTEQKRWIQQRLESVSGQPSFNKEEKQAFLEELTAAEGLERYLGAKFPGAKRFSLEGGDALIPMTKEIIRHAGGQGMREVVVGMAHRGRLNMLVNVLGKKPQDLFDEFAGKHDDTWGTGDVKYHQGFSADFATPGGNVHLALAFNPSHLEIVNPVVIGSVRARQDRLGDSDGSRVLPITIHGDSAIAGQGVVQETFNMSQARGFCVGGTVRIVVNNQVGFTTSNPRDTRSTMYCTDIAKMVQAPIFHVNSDDPEAVAFVARLALDYRNTFKRDVVIDLVCYRRHGHNEADEPNATQPLMYQKIKKHPTPRKLYADVLMERGEFGIDTATQLVNEYRDALDHGEVVVKEWRPMALHSVDWSPYLGHDWNIEWDNKIDIERLKELGTKLCQYPDSHKLQSRVNKLYNDRTAMVNGEKQVDWGMAETLAYATLVDDGKRIRISGQDSGRGTFFHRHSVLHNQSDASTYVPLANIHDKQGPFQVFDSVLSEEAVLAFEYGYATAEPSGLTLWEAQFGDFANGAQVVIDQFISSGEQKWARLCGLTMLLPHGYEGQGPEHSSARLERYLQLCAEQNMQVVVPSTPAQVYHMIRRQVVRPMRRPLIVMSPKSLLRHPLCTSSLEDLAEGTFQPAIAEIDDLAPENVKRVVFCSGKVYFDLLDQRRKNEQDDVAIVRIEQLYPFPYEDVRAAIAQYTNVVDYVWCQEEPQNQGAWYSSQHNFRAAIPVGADIQYAGRPASASPAVGYMSVHLKQQKALVDDALTLLKN, encoded by the coding sequence ATGCACAACGGCGTGATGAAGGCATGGCTCGAGTCTTCACACTTGGCTGGCGCCAATGCAACGTACGTAGAAGAACTCTATGAACTGTATCTAAGTGACCCAGATTCGGTAAGTGACGAATGGAGAAGTGTTTTTGAAGAACTGCCTGTGCAAGCTTCAGAGACAGTGGAACAACCACACTCTCGTGTTCGTGAATACTTCCGTCGACTCGCTCAAGAAACAAAGCATTACAGTGTCCAAGTTAGTGATCCAGATGTCGATGCGAAACAAGTAAAGGTTCTGCAACTTATTAATGCCTATCGATTCCGAGGGCATCAATCAGCAAATCTAGACCCCCTAGGTTTATGGAAAAGAGATACAGTTGAAGAGCTGGATCCTTCTTTCCACACTCTTACCGAAGATGACCTCAATGAGACGTTTAACGTCGGCTCTTACGCGATTGGCCAAGAGACGATGGTGCTTAAAGATTTATACAAATCTCTAAAGCAGACTTATTGTGGTTCTATTGGTGCTGAATACATGCACATGACAAATACAGAGCAAAAACGTTGGATTCAACAACGTTTAGAGTCTGTATCTGGTCAACCCTCTTTCAATAAAGAAGAAAAGCAAGCTTTCCTAGAAGAGCTAACTGCAGCTGAAGGTCTTGAGCGCTATCTTGGTGCGAAATTCCCAGGCGCGAAACGCTTCTCGTTGGAAGGTGGTGATGCGCTTATCCCAATGACGAAAGAAATTATTCGTCATGCTGGCGGACAAGGCATGCGTGAAGTTGTTGTTGGTATGGCTCACCGTGGTCGTCTAAACATGTTGGTCAACGTGCTTGGTAAAAAGCCACAAGACCTGTTTGACGAATTTGCGGGCAAGCACGATGACACGTGGGGTACTGGTGATGTGAAATACCACCAAGGCTTCTCTGCGGACTTCGCAACGCCAGGCGGCAACGTTCACTTAGCACTTGCATTTAACCCATCTCACTTAGAAATCGTAAACCCGGTAGTTATCGGTTCAGTACGTGCACGTCAAGATCGCCTTGGTGATAGTGACGGCAGCCGTGTACTTCCAATTACTATCCACGGTGACTCAGCTATCGCTGGTCAGGGTGTAGTACAAGAGACGTTTAACATGTCTCAAGCTCGTGGTTTCTGTGTGGGTGGTACGGTTCGTATCGTTGTAAACAACCAAGTTGGTTTTACAACGTCTAACCCACGCGATACTCGTTCTACGATGTACTGTACTGATATCGCGAAGATGGTTCAGGCTCCGATTTTCCACGTTAACTCTGATGATCCAGAAGCGGTTGCGTTCGTCGCTCGTTTGGCATTGGATTACCGTAATACGTTTAAGCGTGATGTTGTTATTGATTTGGTTTGTTACCGTCGCCACGGTCACAACGAAGCCGATGAGCCGAATGCAACACAGCCTTTGATGTACCAAAAAATCAAGAAGCATCCAACGCCACGTAAGCTTTACGCTGACGTGCTAATGGAGCGCGGTGAGTTTGGTATTGATACAGCAACTCAACTAGTTAACGAATATCGTGATGCACTTGATCACGGTGAAGTTGTGGTTAAAGAGTGGCGCCCAATGGCACTTCACTCTGTGGACTGGTCTCCTTACCTAGGTCACGACTGGAACATCGAATGGGATAACAAGATTGATATCGAGCGCCTGAAAGAGCTTGGTACCAAACTTTGCCAATACCCAGACAGCCATAAGCTGCAAAGCCGAGTCAATAAACTGTACAACGATCGTACTGCCATGGTGAATGGTGAGAAACAAGTCGATTGGGGCATGGCTGAAACCCTGGCATACGCAACACTGGTTGATGACGGTAAGCGTATTCGTATCTCTGGCCAAGATTCTGGTCGTGGTACGTTCTTCCACCGTCACTCAGTACTGCACAATCAATCAGATGCAAGCACGTATGTTCCTCTTGCGAACATTCATGATAAACAAGGGCCATTCCAAGTGTTTGACTCTGTGTTATCTGAAGAAGCGGTACTCGCATTTGAGTATGGTTATGCAACAGCAGAACCAAGCGGTCTAACCCTTTGGGAAGCACAATTTGGTGACTTCGCAAACGGTGCACAAGTTGTTATCGACCAATTCATTTCATCAGGTGAGCAAAAGTGGGCACGTCTATGTGGTTTAACTATGCTGCTTCCTCACGGTTATGAAGGTCAAGGCCCAGAGCACTCTTCTGCACGTCTTGAGCGTTACCTTCAGTTATGTGCTGAACAAAACATGCAGGTTGTTGTTCCTTCAACACCGGCTCAGGTTTACCACATGATTCGTCGTCAGGTTGTTCGACCAATGCGTCGTCCTCTGATTGTAATGTCGCCTAAGTCATTGCTTCGTCACCCTCTGTGTACTTCTTCTCTGGAAGATTTGGCAGAAGGTACGTTCCAACCAGCTATCGCAGAAATTGATGATCTGGCTCCTGAGAACGTAAAACGCGTCGTGTTCTGTTCAGGTAAGGTTTACTTTGACCTACTTGACCAAAGACGTAAGAACGAGCAAGACGATGTCGCTATTGTGCGTATTGAGCAACTTTACCCGTTCCCTTACGAGGACGTGAGAGCTGCAATCGCACAGTACACGAATGTAGTCGATTACGTTTGGTGTCAAGAAGAGCCTCAAAACCAAGGTGCTTGGTACAGTAGCCAACATAATTTCCGAGCTGCTATCCCAGTGGGTGCTGATATTCAATACGCAGGTCGTCCTGCATCAGCATCACCAGCTGTTGGCTATATGTCGGTACACTTGAAACAACAAAAAGCGTTAGTTGACGACGCTTTGACCCTACTTAAGAACTAG
- a CDS encoding succinate dehydrogenase iron-sulfur subunit has translation MKLNFSLYRYNPDVDQKPYMKEYTLEVDEGSDMMLLDALILLKEQDPTISFRRSCREGVCGSDGLNMNGKNGLACITPLSALSGQDKIVIRPLPGLPVVRDLIVDMTQFYDNYEKVKPFLVSDGNVPPARENLQSPDERAHLDGLYECIMCACCTTSCPSFWWNPDKFIGPAGLLAAYRWLIDSRDTATDERLSDLDDAFSVFRCHGIMNCVSVCPKGLNPTKAIGHIKTMLVNRSV, from the coding sequence ATGAAACTGAATTTCTCTTTATACCGTTACAATCCAGATGTCGACCAGAAGCCTTATATGAAGGAATACACCCTAGAGGTGGATGAAGGTTCAGACATGATGCTTTTGGACGCGCTTATTCTGTTGAAAGAGCAAGATCCAACTATCTCATTCCGTCGCTCATGCCGTGAAGGTGTATGTGGTTCGGATGGTTTGAACATGAATGGTAAAAACGGTCTGGCTTGTATCACTCCATTGTCTGCGCTTTCTGGCCAAGACAAGATTGTGATTCGTCCGCTGCCTGGTCTACCTGTTGTTCGTGACCTGATTGTAGACATGACTCAGTTCTACGATAACTACGAGAAAGTGAAGCCATTCTTAGTGTCTGATGGCAATGTACCGCCGGCACGTGAAAACTTACAAAGCCCTGATGAGCGCGCGCACTTAGATGGATTGTACGAATGTATCATGTGTGCATGTTGTACGACATCTTGCCCATCGTTCTGGTGGAACCCTGACAAATTCATCGGACCAGCAGGCCTACTTGCAGCGTACCGTTGGCTAATTGATAGCCGAGATACAGCGACAGACGAACGTTTGTCCGATCTTGATGATGCATTTAGCGTTTTTCGTTGCCATGGCATCATGAATTGTGTAAGTGTTTGTCCTAAGGGATTAAATCCGACGAAAGCTATTGGTCACATCAAGACCATGTTGGTGAATCGTTCGGTTTAA
- the sdhA gene encoding succinate dehydrogenase flavoprotein subunit codes for MTIPVREFDAVVIGAGGAGMRAALQISEQGLSCALLSKVFPTRSHTVSAQGGITVALGNAHEDHWEQHMYDTVKGSDYIGDQDAIEYMCKNGPESVIELEKMGLPFSRFENGTIYQRPFGGQSKNFGGEQAARTAAAADRTGHALLHTLYQQNIKHKTTVFSEWYALDLVKNEDGAILGTTALCMETGEVCYFKAKATILATGGAGRIYASTTNAHINTGDGVGMAIRAGVPMQDIEMWQFHPTGIAGAGVLVTEGCRGEGGYLLNKDGERFMERYAPNAKDLAGRDVVARSMMVEIREGRGCDGPWGPHIKLKLDHLGKETLESRLPGVCELSRTFAHVDPVKEPIPVIPTCHYMMGGVPTQVSGQAIKQTEDGTDVEIQGLFACGEIASVSVHGANRLGGNSLLDLVVFGRATGLHLGETLKKQDEAKPATEADIERSLERYNRWENSTDGEDPAQIRKDLQQCMQNNFSVFREGKAMAEGLEELKAIRERLKNAHLSDKSTEFNTQRIECLELENLMETAFATAVAANFRTESRGAHARFDFPDRDDEQWLCHSLYNPESESMTKRGVNMEPIHREAFPPKARTY; via the coding sequence GTGACTATTCCTGTTCGTGAGTTTGATGCCGTAGTTATCGGCGCTGGTGGTGCAGGTATGCGTGCCGCACTGCAAATTTCTGAGCAAGGCCTATCTTGTGCATTGCTTTCTAAAGTTTTCCCTACTCGTTCTCATACGGTTTCTGCACAAGGCGGCATCACTGTTGCTCTTGGTAACGCGCACGAAGACCATTGGGAACAACACATGTATGACACAGTAAAAGGTTCTGATTACATCGGTGACCAAGACGCGATCGAATACATGTGTAAAAACGGTCCTGAGTCGGTTATCGAATTAGAAAAAATGGGCCTACCTTTCTCTCGTTTTGAGAACGGCACTATTTATCAACGTCCTTTTGGCGGTCAATCTAAAAACTTTGGTGGTGAGCAAGCGGCTCGTACCGCAGCTGCAGCCGACCGTACTGGTCACGCACTGCTTCACACGCTTTACCAACAAAACATTAAGCACAAAACGACGGTTTTCTCTGAGTGGTATGCACTGGATCTTGTTAAGAACGAAGACGGTGCAATCTTAGGTACAACCGCGCTTTGTATGGAAACGGGCGAAGTTTGCTACTTCAAAGCGAAGGCAACAATCCTTGCTACTGGCGGTGCTGGTCGTATCTACGCTTCGACAACTAACGCACACATCAACACTGGTGACGGTGTTGGTATGGCGATTCGTGCTGGCGTTCCAATGCAAGACATCGAAATGTGGCAGTTCCACCCAACGGGTATCGCTGGTGCAGGTGTATTGGTAACGGAAGGTTGTCGTGGTGAAGGTGGTTACCTTCTCAATAAAGACGGCGAACGCTTCATGGAACGTTACGCACCAAATGCTAAAGACTTAGCAGGTCGTGATGTTGTTGCTCGTTCAATGATGGTTGAAATCCGTGAAGGTCGCGGCTGCGATGGTCCTTGGGGTCCACACATCAAGCTGAAACTTGATCACCTAGGTAAAGAGACACTTGAATCTCGTCTTCCTGGTGTATGTGAACTGTCTCGTACCTTTGCTCACGTTGATCCAGTAAAAGAGCCAATCCCAGTAATCCCAACATGTCACTACATGATGGGTGGTGTTCCAACACAAGTTTCTGGTCAAGCTATTAAGCAAACTGAAGATGGCACTGATGTTGAAATCCAAGGCCTATTTGCTTGTGGTGAAATTGCATCAGTATCTGTACACGGTGCTAACCGTCTAGGTGGTAACTCACTGCTTGATTTAGTGGTATTTGGTCGTGCGACAGGTCTACACCTAGGTGAGACACTGAAGAAGCAAGACGAAGCTAAGCCTGCAACTGAAGCTGACATTGAACGTTCACTAGAGCGTTACAACCGTTGGGAAAACAGCACAGACGGTGAAGATCCAGCGCAAATTCGTAAAGATCTTCAGCAATGTATGCAGAACAACTTCTCGGTATTCCGTGAAGGTAAAGCAATGGCTGAAGGCCTAGAAGAGCTTAAGGCGATTCGCGAGCGTCTGAAGAATGCACACCTATCTGACAAGTCGACAGAGTTCAACACTCAACGTATCGAGTGTCTAGAGCTTGAAAACCTGATGGAAACTGCATTCGCAACCGCGGTTGCTGCAAACTTCCGTACAGAGAGCCGTGGTGCACACGCTCGATTCGATTTCCCTGACCGTGATGATGAGCAATGGCTATGCCACTCTCTTTACAACCCAGAGTCAGAGAGCATGACTAAGCGTGGTGTAAACATGGAACCTATCCATCGTGAAGCGTTCCCACCAAAAGCACGTACGTACTAA
- the sdhD gene encoding succinate dehydrogenase, hydrophobic membrane anchor protein, giving the protein MVNNVSTFGRNGVHDYLLIRATAIIMTLYTIYLVSFCAFSGDISYASWTQFFGGTFTKVFTMLALTSVLVHAWIGLWQVLTDYIKCAKLRVGLQVGVVAVLLGYFFSGLFILWGA; this is encoded by the coding sequence ATGGTAAACAACGTTTCTACTTTTGGTCGTAATGGTGTTCATGATTATCTACTGATTCGTGCAACTGCCATCATTATGACTCTTTACACTATCTACCTAGTAAGCTTCTGTGCTTTCTCTGGTGATATCTCTTACGCATCTTGGACGCAATTCTTTGGTGGAACATTCACTAAAGTCTTCACCATGTTAGCGCTTACTTCTGTTTTGGTTCACGCGTGGATCGGCCTATGGCAAGTACTAACTGACTACATCAAATGCGCAAAACTGCGTGTTGGTCTTCAAGTTGGTGTTGTTGCAGTTCTTCTTGGATATTTCTTCTCTGGTCTGTTTATTTTGTGGGGTGCGTAA
- the sdhC gene encoding succinate dehydrogenase cytochrome b556 subunit, whose product MSKPVKERKTRPVNLDLQTIHFPITAIASILHRVSGVITFVAIGILLWLLSISLSSPVGFMEASDIVDGFFVKFILWGILTALAYHIAGGIRHLLMDLGHFEELESGAKSAKVAFAATAVLSLLAGILVW is encoded by the coding sequence GTGAGCAAGCCCGTGAAAGAAAGAAAGACAAGACCTGTTAATTTAGATTTACAGACCATCCACTTTCCAATCACAGCAATAGCTTCCATCCTACACCGTGTGTCTGGGGTGATAACTTTTGTCGCGATTGGAATTTTGCTTTGGTTACTATCCATTTCCCTCTCATCCCCAGTAGGCTTTATGGAAGCTAGCGACATTGTCGATGGTTTCTTCGTGAAGTTTATTCTGTGGGGCATTTTAACCGCTTTGGCTTACCACATTGCTGGTGGTATTCGTCACCTTCTTATGGACCTAGGTCACTTTGAAGAGCTGGAATCTGGCGCTAAGAGCGCTAAGGTTGCATTCGCAGCAACAGCGGTATTGTCTCTACTAGCGGGGATCTTAGTATGGTAA